The Reinekea forsetii genome contains the following window.
GGTAAACAGAGTGGATGAAGACTGCAGTTTTTACAGGCGGTGGTTAAACCCATGACAAGGCTCCGAGCGGTAAAGCTTAATGAAATTTAAGCATACTACAGTTTTGCTTCGCTTGTGTTTCCTAACACTGATCTATTGCATTATCGTTTTATTCAGGCCTCCACGTCTTAACCAAGGTGCTGGCCAAAGGCGCATAGGGTTGATCAACATCGGTGGCGACGAGCGGGATACCACTGGCGCGCAGATCGGTAAAGTTGAAACGCTCGCGATCCGACAGTTGTGATAATGAAACATTAGCCATCGAGCGTTGAATGCTCTCGATCCGACCGGGGAACTGCGCTTCCCAATCTTGGCACATGGTTTTTATGGCCTGACGTTGCAGGCTATCTTGAGAGCCACAGAGATTGCAGGGAATAATAGGATAGTTCATCAGGCTTGAGAATCGGGCAATGTCGGCTTCCCGACAATAGGCCAAGGGCCGGATTAAAACATTGGTTTGGCTGTCACTGAGCAGCTTCGGGGGCATGGCCTTGAGTTTGCCGCCGTAAAACATATTGAGGAAAAGCGTTTCAATAATGTCGTCTCGATGATGACCTAAGGCGACCTTGTTGGCGCCAATTTGATCGGCAAATGCATAGAGGGTGCTGCGCCGCAAACGTGAGCAGATCCCGCAGGTTGTTTTCCCGTCTGGGACCGTATCCATCACAATCGAGTAGGTATCCCGCTCAAGAATATGATACGGCACGCCGAGGGCTTGTAGATAGTTGGGTAAAATTTCTTCAGGGAAATCGGGTTGCTTCTGATCCAGATT
Protein-coding sequences here:
- the ttcA gene encoding tRNA 2-thiocytidine(32) synthetase TtcA, giving the protein MSQSTKQIPLGTATSDKLELSKLQKRLRRDTGRALADFNMIEAGDKVMVCLSGGKDSYTMLDLLLSMQKSAPIDFELVVVNLDQKQPDFPEEILPNYLQALGVPYHILERDTYSIVMDTVPDGKTTCGICSRLRRSTLYAFADQIGANKVALGHHRDDIIETLFLNMFYGGKLKAMPPKLLSDSQTNVLIRPLAYCREADIARFSSLMNYPIIPCNLCGSQDSLQRQAIKTMCQDWEAQFPGRIESIQRSMANVSLSQLSDRERFNFTDLRASGIPLVATDVDQPYAPLASTLVKTWRPE